The Salvelinus fontinalis isolate EN_2023a chromosome 9, ASM2944872v1, whole genome shotgun sequence genome has a window encoding:
- the exosc6 gene encoding exosome complex component MTR3: protein MPTDTKRVRGPEVSQSPSLFLCKTAVKKSNDARVDGRQRGQVDVRSVFVRCGLISQAKGSAYIEAGNTKLICCVYGPRETERKDETDMKSGRLITDMRFAPFSCRERGSWIQGSDEKDLSLMLLESLRPGVCLQKYPRSQIEVNVMVLENDGAVLAHAVTCASMALADAGIEMYDLVLGCSIRQEGATYLIDPTFLEEHGCNLASGSRENLGSLTVAFLPSLNQISGLQSDGEMGEDTLTGGVRTCIEGCFKLYPVIQQALSKAVRRKAPPSES from the coding sequence ATGCCGACTGATACAAAAAGGGTACGTGGCCCAGAAGTGTCTCAaagtccatctctctttctgtgtaaAACCGCGGTAAAGAAGTCCAACGACGCCAGGGTAGATGGCAGGCAGCGTGGTCAAGTGGATGTCCGTTCAGTTTTTGTCCGATGTGGGCTGATAAGTCAAGCCAAAGGTTCAGCTTACATTGAAGCTGGGAACACGAAGCTCATCTGCTGTGTGTATGGACCCAGAGAGACTGAGCGCAAGGATGAGACCGATATGAAATCCGGAAGACTGATTACTGACATGAGATTTGCCCCATTCTCTTGTCGAGAGAGAGGCTCGTGGATTCAAGGTAGTGATGAAAAGGATCTGTCACTGATGCTGTTGGAGAGCCTGAGGCCAGGAGTGTGCTTGCAGAAGTATCCTCGCTCTCAGATTGAAGTAAATGTGATGGTCCTTGAAAACGACGGCGCCGTCCTGGCGCATGCAGTCACCTGTGCGTCCATGGCGCTGGCGGACGCAGGTATAGAGATGTACGATCTGGTTCTTGGATGCTCAATCCGTCAGGAAGGTGCCACATACCTTATTGACCCTACCTTTCTGGAGGAACATGGATGCAACTTGGCCTCAGGATCCAGGGAGAATTTGGGAAGCCTGACAGTTGCATTTCTCCCCAGTCTGAACCAGATTTCTGGACTACAATCGGATGGCGAGATGGGCGAGGACACCCTGACTGGGGGTGTGCGCACATGTATTGAGGGGTGTTTCAAACTCTACCCTGTCATTCAGCAAGCACTGTCCAAGGCAGTACGAAGAAAAGCACCACCATCAGAGagctga